The Saccharothrix violaceirubra genome segment CAGCGAGACGCGGTCCGCGCGCGGGTCGAGCGTGTCGACCTCGACGCCGACGGACAGCTCGGTGTGGAACCGCTCGAAGTCCGCGCCGCACTCGGCGGCCAGCGGCTTGAGCAGTTCGTACGCGGTGTGGTCGTCGCCCGCGACCGCGCGCACCCGGTCGGCGACCGTGTCGCCCGGCGTGAACGTCAGCTCGCGCACGATCCGCGCCACGCCCGGCCGGTCGAGCAGCCGGTCGTGCGACCGCTTCTGGAAGGGCAGGCCCGAGGTCGTCAACGCCTCGACCAGGGCCCGGGACTGCCGGTCCGTCCGGTAGAGCACGGCGAAGTCGGAGAACCCGAGCCCCTGCGTGCCGTCCTCGACGACCCGGCCGCTGTCGAGCGCGTGGAACGACGCGCCGCCGATGACCCGCTCGATCGTCCGCGCCACGAACACGGCCTCGGCCTGCTCGGACACCGCCCGGTGCAGGCCGATGCGCGCGTCGCCGTGCTCGCCCATCGGCCGCAGTTCCCGGCCCGGCACCAGCGTCGTCGGCTCGATCACCTGGAGGGCACCGGCGACCACGCGGGCGCTGGAGCGGTAGTTGCGGGTCAGGTGGACCTCGCGCGCGGTCGGGAAGTCGTGCTTGAACCGCAGGAAGAACCCGACGTCCGCGCCGCGGAAGCGGTAGATCGCCTGGTCCGGGTCGCCGATCGCGGTGAGGTTTCCGTCGGCCGGGGCGAGCAGCCGCAGCAGCCGGTACTGCTGCTCGTCGACGTCCTGGTACTCGTCGACGGAGATCCACCGGAACCGGTCACGGTAGCGGTCGACCAGGTCCGGGTCATCGGCGAGCAGTGCGAGGGGGACGGTCACCAGGTCGTCGAAGTCCACCAGGTCCAAGGCGCGCAACGCCTTCAGGTAGCGCTCGTCGCGTTCCTCGATCAGCCGCTTCGCCTGCTTCGCGTCACCCGTGATCTCCAGCGCGATCTCCAGCCGCCGGTCCGGGTCGGCGATGCCGAAGTCGGCGCCCAGCCCGACGCGGTCGTGGAGTTCGCGCAGCAGCAGGACGCCCAGCGAGTGGAAGGTGGCGATCGTCAGCCGGGCGGCGTGCGCGGGGACGAGCGCTTCGAGGCGTTCGGCCATCTCCTCGGCGGCGCGGCGGGTGAACGTGATCGCGAGGCACTGCTCGGGCGGCACGCCGTGGTCGGTGACCAGGTGCGCGATCCGGTGCGTGAGCGTGCGGGTCTTGCCCGTGCCCGGACCGGCGACGATCAGCAGCGGGCCGGACGTGGTCGCCGCGGCGGCGCGCTGGTCGGGGTCGAGGCCGTCGAGCAGCGAAACGCTTACGGGGTGCGGGGTCGCGGACACGGACTTGGACGCGGGCACGGCCGCGGGCCTGGGCGCGGGTGCGGGCCTGGGTTCGGGTGCCGGGCGCGTGGCCTTGGGAGGTGTGGGCGCGGCGACCTCGAACAGCGAGAACGACGCCTTGCGCCGGTCGAGTTCGCCGGGCTCGAACACGCGGATCACGCCGTACTCGCCATCGTACCCGGCGTCGCGGATCACCTCGCCGCGCCGCAGCCGGGTCAGGGCCTCGGCCAGCAGCGGCGAGTGCGGCTCGACGTCGTCGACCGGCACGTCCCGCAGGATCTCCAGCTCCGGGCCGAGCGCGGCGGTCAGCTTGTCGATCTCGGCGAGCACCTTCTTGCTCTTGGGCCCCGTGCCGACGATCTCGCTCATGATCTCCGGCAGCGGCACGAGGTTGCGGAACCCGGCGGCGCCCTCGGGCCGGAACCCCTCGTCGCGGTCGGCGAGTTCCTCCACGCGGCTGAGCACGCCGACGGTCAGCGGCTTGGCGCACTCGGGGCAGATCCCCTTGTGCGCGATGGTCTCCTTGGGTTCCATGCGCACGTCGCACTTGCGGTGCCCGTCGACGTGGTACTTGCCCTCCTCGGGGAAGAACTCCAGCGAACCCGCGTGGCCCTCGCCGGTCTCCAGCGCGCGTTTCACCGAGTAGTAGTCGAGATCGGTGTCGAACAGCGTGGCCTCGCGGCCGAGCATGGGCGGCGAGTGCGCGTCCGAGTTCGACACCAGCCGGTAGCGGTCCAGGCCCGAGATGCGCCAGTTCATCTCCGGGTCGCTGGACAGGCCGGTCTCGATCGCGAAGACGTGGTCGGCGAGGTCGGCGTAGCAGTCCTCGATCGCGTCGAACCCGGATTTCGAGCCCAGGACGGCGAACCACGGCGTCCATACGTGCGCGGGCACCAGGTAGCCGCCGCACTCCAGCGTGATCTCCAGGAGGTCGCGCGAGTCCAGGCCCAGGATCGGGCGGCCGTCGGAGCCGAGGTTGCCGATCTTCGCGAGCCGGCGGTTGAACTCGGCGGCGGACTCCAGGTCGGGCATGTAGACGAGGTGGTGGACCTTGCGGGTGCGGTCGCCGCGCTTGTAGATCGTGGAGATCTCGACGGACAGCATGAACCGGACGGGCGCACCGGCCAGGCGTGGCGGCAGGCGGCGGTCGACGTCCCGGTCCAGGGCGTCGTTCAGCCGGAACACGCCGGGTTCGGCGGGCACGAGCGTGTCGCGCAGGTGGTCGTACCACGCCGGGTGGGTGAAGTCGCCCGTGCCGACCAGGGCGATGCCTTTGCGGCGCGCGTACCAGGTCAGGTGTTCGAGGTCGCAGTCGCGACTGCACGCGCGGGAGTACTTCGAATGGATGTGGAGATCTGCCACGAAACGCACCGGCGCACCGTACCGCCGGGGACCGACACTCTCGAACACCAGTCCGAGCGCATCGGTACTCCCTCGCGCCGAACGGGCGACGTCGACCGCTCGTCGAGGGCGATCACGGGACGGAATTACCGGAATCGGGCATTCATCCCCGACAGTCACACTATCGAGTGAAGGGTTGGGGAGTTCCTCACCCGAATGCCGACGACCGGACTACCGGGACGACCCCTGACTCCTGGCCGCCACATCGGCTCGACCGTTCGACGCACCGCCGCTGGGCGCACCTTGAGGCCATTCGGCGAAATTCCTTCCTTCGCGAGTCATTTTCACCTGATAGTCGGGCAGACTCCCCGGACACCGCTCACAAAAGCGCAAAGGACGACCTCATTGGCCCGGATCGAAGACCCGACCCGCCCGACGACCCTCCACCGCCTGCACGCGGGCCGCGGACTGGCCGACTACCTGGTGGACGACGACCACGTGCTAGTCGTGTTCGCCGGACCCGTGACCCTCGACGGCGTGGAGGCGTACCGGGTCGAAGGGGTGCTCGACGACGACCGCACCCGGCCGTCCGCCGTCGTCGTCCTGGTCCGGGTCGACGACCGCGTGTTCGCCGCGACGTGGGGCCACGGCGTCCGTCTGCTCGACGGCACCGCGATCGACCACCGGTCCCCCGGCGTCGAGCCGCACGTCGTCCGGCTCCTCACGCGCGTCGTCGGCACCGCGTCCACCGGGCGGGCCGACCGGTTCTTCGCCGACCTGCGGGAGGTCCTGCGGACGATGACCGACGAGCACCCGCCCCTGCGCCGACTCGTCGGCGGACCGCTCGACCTCGCCGACGACGACCCGGTCCGGCTCCTGCTGGAGGACCGGCTCGCGGACGCGCTCGGCGGCGGCGGCACCGACCGGGTCGACGTGCGGTGGCCTTCCGGCGCCCGGCCCTACGCCGACCGCACCCGGTCGTTCCGCAGCAACGACATCGGCGGCTACGGCCCGTTGCGCGTCGACGGGCCCCTCGCCGTCGACCACGTCGTCGACCGGTTCGCCCTGCTGTGCAAGGGGACCCGCGTCGGCGAACTCCGGCAGGCCAGGCTGATCCCGTGCGCGGACGCGGACGCCCAGGCGCTGTTCACCGGGCCGATCGCGCTCGACCGCTGGATCGCGTTCGAGACCCGCGTCGACGGCGACCGGTACTGCCTGCACCAGGGCCACTGGTACCGGCTGGACGCGGACACCGCCGCCGACCTGCGGTCCCGCGTCGAAGATCTGCTGCGCCGGCGCCGCGACCTCGGCCTGCCCGACTGGGCGCCGACCGACGACGAGGAGCGCTACCGCGACCGCGTGGCCGCCCGGACGCCGGGCTTCACGACCGTCGAACCGGTCGGCCTCGTCGGGCCCGACGACGAACTCGTGCACGTGGCCCGGCCGACGCCCGACGTGTTCGACCGGGCCAGGGCGGCGATGTGGGACCTGCGCCTGGGCCACCGTGTCGGTGCGGAACCCCGTTGTCGGACGGCGACGGTCGTGCTCGCCGTCCCGGGTGGCCTGCCCGTGGCCGACCTGCCCGCCGCGACGATGGCCGACCTGCTCGAACTCGGTGCGGATCTGGAGGTGCTCGGCGTCGCGTTGCGCTTCGCCGACATCCCCCTGGCGGGCCGGCCCGGAGCCAAGCCGACCGCGGGGAGTCCTTGACCGGCTCGCGCGTCGACGCGGGCCGGGTGGCCGGACGTGACCGCGGGACCCGTCCCCCGACTAGGAGCTGTTTGGGGTTGGGATCATGTGGTTGGGGTAAGGGTCTTCAACCACATGATGGCTCCTCGTAGATGCAGTCCGGCCTCGTAGCTTTGTGGTGTCTTGTCGTAGCGGGTGGCCAGTCCGCGCCATGTCTTGATCTTCTGGAAGAGGCGTTCGACGGTGTTGCGCCGCCGGTAGCGCACGGGATCGAAGGACACAGGCCGCCCGCCGGCGGAGCCCTTGTTCCTGCGGTTGGCCCGCTGGTCGGTCTTCTCCGGGATCACAGCCGTGATCCGGCGGCGGCGTAGGTAGGCCCGGTTGGCTTTGGAGGAGTACGCCTTGTCCGCGGCCACCGCGTCCGGACGGGTGCGCGGCCTTCCGACCGGGCCGGGAACCCGGATCCGGTCCAGCACCGTCCGGAATTGCGGGCTGTCCCCGGCCTGGCCAGGGGTGAGCACGAACGCCAACGGCAGCCCGGCGGCGTCGACCGCGGTGTGGACCTTGCTGCTCAGCCCGCCCCGGGACCGGCCGAGCCCGGCCGCCGCAGCCCGCGCCTTCCGACGGCGCCTACGGGCGGCACGGTCCCGACCGGCAGATGTGCCCGCGTCGGTCGTGTCCGGCGCGGACCGCGACGCACCACCCGCAGCACGCTCCGCTGGAC includes the following:
- a CDS encoding UvrD-helicase domain-containing protein, which produces MRFVADLHIHSKYSRACSRDCDLEHLTWYARRKGIALVGTGDFTHPAWYDHLRDTLVPAEPGVFRLNDALDRDVDRRLPPRLAGAPVRFMLSVEISTIYKRGDRTRKVHHLVYMPDLESAAEFNRRLAKIGNLGSDGRPILGLDSRDLLEITLECGGYLVPAHVWTPWFAVLGSKSGFDAIEDCYADLADHVFAIETGLSSDPEMNWRISGLDRYRLVSNSDAHSPPMLGREATLFDTDLDYYSVKRALETGEGHAGSLEFFPEEGKYHVDGHRKCDVRMEPKETIAHKGICPECAKPLTVGVLSRVEELADRDEGFRPEGAAGFRNLVPLPEIMSEIVGTGPKSKKVLAEIDKLTAALGPELEILRDVPVDDVEPHSPLLAEALTRLRRGEVIRDAGYDGEYGVIRVFEPGELDRRKASFSLFEVAAPTPPKATRPAPEPRPAPAPRPAAVPASKSVSATPHPVSVSLLDGLDPDQRAAAATTSGPLLIVAGPGTGKTRTLTHRIAHLVTDHGVPPEQCLAITFTRRAAEEMAERLEALVPAHAARLTIATFHSLGVLLLRELHDRVGLGADFGIADPDRRLEIALEITGDAKQAKRLIEERDERYLKALRALDLVDFDDLVTVPLALLADDPDLVDRYRDRFRWISVDEYQDVDEQQYRLLRLLAPADGNLTAIGDPDQAIYRFRGADVGFFLRFKHDFPTAREVHLTRNYRSSARVVAGALQVIEPTTLVPGRELRPMGEHGDARIGLHRAVSEQAEAVFVARTIERVIGGASFHALDSGRVVEDGTQGLGFSDFAVLYRTDRQSRALVEALTTSGLPFQKRSHDRLLDRPGVARIVRELTFTPGDTVADRVRAVAGDDHTAYELLKPLAAECGADFERFHTELSVGVEVDTLDPRADRVSLLTLHAAKGLEFPVVFVVGCEDGLLPLRWPGAPASEEETNEERRLLFVGMTRAQRHLFLSHSAARPPSPFLVPLKEIERIGDASPRRRRQGTQLSLL
- a CDS encoding TIGR04141 family sporadically distributed protein produces the protein MARIEDPTRPTTLHRLHAGRGLADYLVDDDHVLVVFAGPVTLDGVEAYRVEGVLDDDRTRPSAVVVLVRVDDRVFAATWGHGVRLLDGTAIDHRSPGVEPHVVRLLTRVVGTASTGRADRFFADLREVLRTMTDEHPPLRRLVGGPLDLADDDPVRLLLEDRLADALGGGGTDRVDVRWPSGARPYADRTRSFRSNDIGGYGPLRVDGPLAVDHVVDRFALLCKGTRVGELRQARLIPCADADAQALFTGPIALDRWIAFETRVDGDRYCLHQGHWYRLDADTAADLRSRVEDLLRRRRDLGLPDWAPTDDEERYRDRVAARTPGFTTVEPVGLVGPDDELVHVARPTPDVFDRARAAMWDLRLGHRVGAEPRCRTATVVLAVPGGLPVADLPAATMADLLELGADLEVLGVALRFADIPLAGRPGAKPTAGSP